Proteins encoded by one window of Geobacter sp. DSM 9736:
- a CDS encoding cytochrome C, with protein sequence MKALNVSLAAAATALLLSTPAMAFHAGGVAECEGCHTMHNSLEGKQVTTSFSQFQTGPYLLKGSDQSSACLNCHQHAGDTGPSSYHISTAPADMPTGTAPLQRTPGGDFGWLKKTYNWVMRGEPGTSLGERKGHNIVAADYGYSADSKLTKAPGGEYPAANLACSSCHDPHGTYRRDATGAITQTGLPIFNSGSYHNSKDPVAGKGAVGVFRILGGEGYQPKSLQGSFGFANTVPAAVAPSTYNQSEAAKQVRVAYGQGMSEWCANCHTGIIRSSFTSGMGSLSHPAGNGAKLGATIAGNYNKYVKSGDLTNTDNTKSFSSLVPFEEGTADYATLKAHASNTDAYLNGPEATANVNCLSCHRAHASGFDSMTRFGALENGEYFTVADASGNPIFSSDPNDKSALGRTPAEQSAALYDRTADKFAPYQRALCNKCHAKD encoded by the coding sequence ATGAAAGCTCTTAACGTATCACTCGCTGCAGCTGCCACCGCATTGCTGCTCAGTACCCCTGCAATGGCATTCCACGCCGGCGGCGTCGCCGAGTGCGAAGGCTGTCACACGATGCATAACTCTCTCGAAGGGAAGCAGGTCACTACCTCCTTCTCGCAGTTCCAGACCGGACCCTACCTGCTGAAGGGTTCCGACCAGAGCTCCGCATGTCTCAACTGTCACCAGCATGCAGGCGACACCGGCCCCAGCAGCTACCACATCTCGACCGCTCCGGCCGACATGCCCACAGGCACCGCCCCGCTCCAGAGGACTCCGGGCGGCGACTTCGGCTGGCTCAAGAAGACCTACAACTGGGTCATGAGGGGTGAGCCCGGTACCAGCCTCGGCGAGCGCAAAGGCCACAACATAGTTGCTGCAGATTACGGCTACAGCGCCGACAGCAAACTGACCAAGGCACCTGGTGGTGAGTACCCTGCCGCCAACCTCGCCTGCTCCAGCTGCCACGATCCGCACGGAACCTACCGTCGTGATGCGACCGGCGCCATCACCCAGACCGGTCTTCCGATCTTCAACAGCGGTTCTTACCACAACAGCAAGGATCCGGTCGCAGGTAAAGGTGCTGTAGGCGTGTTCCGCATCCTCGGCGGCGAAGGCTACCAGCCGAAGTCGCTCCAGGGTTCCTTCGGCTTCGCCAACACGGTTCCCGCGGCTGTCGCACCGAGCACCTACAACCAGTCCGAAGCTGCCAAGCAGGTCCGTGTAGCCTACGGCCAGGGTATGTCCGAGTGGTGCGCCAACTGCCACACCGGCATCATCCGTTCTTCCTTCACCAGCGGCATGGGCTCGCTTTCCCACCCTGCCGGTAACGGCGCCAAGCTCGGTGCCACAATTGCTGGTAACTACAACAAGTATGTCAAGTCCGGCGACCTGACCAACACCGACAACACCAAGTCCTTCAGCTCGCTTGTTCCGTTCGAGGAGGGGACTGCCGACTACGCTACCCTCAAGGCGCACGCCAGCAACACCGACGCATACCTCAATGGTCCTGAAGCAACCGCCAACGTCAACTGCCTCTCCTGCCATCGCGCCCATGCTTCCGGCTTCGACAGCATGACCAGGTTCGGCGCACTCGAGAATGGCGAATACTTCACCGTTGCCGATGCGAGCGGAAACCCGATTTTCTCCAGCGATCCGAATGACAAGTCCGCCCTTGGCCGTACTCCTGCTGAGCAGTCCGCAGCACTGTACGACCGTACGGCAGACAAGTTCGCTCCCTACCAGAGAGCGCTATGCAACAAGTGCCATGCTAAAGACTAA
- a CDS encoding RNA-binding protein, with protein sequence MGNRLYVSNIQFNASEEGIRALFSEIGAVESLNLVKDSRTGKPKGFAFVVMASEGEAEKAIEALNGTLFLGRPLSVSVANTQQPRERRDLEPDGNKKRNK encoded by the coding sequence ATGGGGAACCGACTGTACGTCAGCAATATCCAATTCAATGCATCGGAAGAAGGTATCAGAGCGCTCTTCTCGGAAATCGGTGCAGTAGAATCATTGAATCTGGTAAAGGATTCGCGCACGGGGAAGCCGAAAGGTTTCGCATTTGTCGTAATGGCTTCCGAAGGAGAGGCTGAAAAGGCGATAGAAGCGCTGAACGGAACCCTGTTTCTCGGCAGGCCCTTGAGCGTGAGCGTGGCCAATACGCAGCAACCCAGAGAGAGGCGCGACCTAGAGCCTGATGGAAACAAAAAGCGGAATAAATAA
- a CDS encoding DUF2147 domain-containing protein, which yields MRLLYFTLAFVMAATGAFASSPDNILGVWLTAGGDSKVELFRCGDNDNICGRIVWLKEPRYRDNRIGPIGTVKTDRRNPEQDLRNRSLLGLQVMNGLVQTGEKQWEHGSCYDPHSGKTYNCKMKLTAPDMLELRGYVGISLFGRTFQLTRSGKDG from the coding sequence GTGAGGCTTCTCTATTTCACTCTTGCATTTGTCATGGCTGCAACAGGCGCTTTTGCCTCTAGCCCTGATAACATACTGGGAGTATGGCTCACCGCGGGAGGAGACTCCAAGGTGGAGTTGTTCCGTTGTGGAGACAATGACAATATCTGCGGAAGGATCGTCTGGCTTAAGGAGCCCAGATACCGTGACAACAGGATAGGACCCATCGGGACCGTCAAGACGGACCGCAGGAATCCAGAGCAGGACTTACGGAACCGCTCTTTATTGGGGCTACAGGTGATGAACGGACTTGTCCAGACCGGGGAGAAACAGTGGGAACACGGATCCTGCTATGATCCGCATAGCGGGAAAACATACAACTGCAAGATGAAGCTCACAGCCCCGGACATGCTGGAGTTGCGGGGGTATGTCGGCATTTCGCTATTCGGGCGCACCTTTCAGCTGACACGGTCGGGAAAAGATGGATGA
- a CDS encoding cytochrome C — translation MSVCWTPKGPLLKASSVFIIALSAFASVLAMEKASAFHDGGAGECEGCHTIHNSSEGMPVVSTLPQFQSGQYLLKGSDSSSVCLNCHQRSFAAGTTPHQISTAPTDMPAGVPPQQFTPGGDFGWLKKTYTWIPSFGAPLGSSNGDSHGHNIVAGDYGYFADSTKTTAPGGSYPAANLSCISCHDPHGIYRRDSDGSISRTGKPIKSSGSYESSPNPDSAASVGVYRLLGGAGYHPKPVTAGFAFTSNPPAAVAPTNYNRSEETGITRVAYGAGMSEWCRNCHPNIHNGSAAGLRHPSGSGSGILGSQIVSYYNQYVKQGDLTGIEGSSYSSLVPFEIGSANYSALKQAVTGTPTAGPNTGNGTPQVMCLTCHRAHASGWGGATRWNTRSSYIVYDGKYSQAGEPFQPYGQGRTELEAAAANYNTPVTRFSPMQPGLCEKCHSTVPQ, via the coding sequence GTGTCCGTGTGCTGGACGCCAAAGGGACCGCTTTTGAAAGCATCATCTGTGTTCATCATAGCTTTGTCTGCCTTTGCCTCCGTGCTGGCCATGGAGAAGGCAAGCGCCTTTCACGACGGTGGCGCCGGCGAATGCGAGGGGTGCCACACCATACATAATTCCTCCGAAGGAATGCCAGTCGTAAGCACGTTGCCGCAGTTTCAGTCGGGGCAATACCTGCTCAAGGGGAGCGACTCCAGCTCAGTCTGCCTCAACTGCCATCAACGCTCATTTGCCGCCGGCACAACCCCGCACCAAATAAGCACTGCGCCCACAGATATGCCGGCCGGTGTTCCCCCGCAGCAGTTCACCCCCGGCGGCGATTTCGGGTGGCTGAAAAAAACCTACACCTGGATTCCTTCCTTCGGAGCCCCGCTCGGTTCCAGCAACGGCGACAGCCACGGCCACAATATCGTAGCCGGCGACTACGGCTACTTCGCCGACAGCACAAAGACCACGGCTCCAGGCGGGAGCTATCCCGCGGCAAATCTTTCCTGCATCAGCTGTCACGATCCACACGGCATATACCGCAGAGACTCCGACGGGTCCATTTCCAGGACCGGTAAACCGATCAAAAGCTCAGGCTCCTATGAAAGCAGTCCCAACCCTGACTCTGCAGCTTCGGTTGGTGTCTACCGGCTGCTGGGGGGTGCCGGCTATCACCCTAAACCCGTCACCGCCGGATTTGCCTTCACGAGTAACCCACCGGCTGCCGTAGCACCGACCAACTACAATCGTTCCGAAGAGACAGGCATTACCCGGGTGGCCTACGGGGCCGGAATGTCCGAGTGGTGCAGGAACTGCCATCCGAACATTCATAACGGCAGTGCCGCCGGTCTGCGGCATCCATCCGGAAGCGGTTCAGGTATTCTCGGTTCGCAGATAGTCTCCTACTACAATCAGTATGTGAAGCAGGGGGATCTGACCGGCATCGAGGGCTCTTCCTACTCTTCCCTTGTTCCCTTCGAGATCGGAAGTGCAAATTACTCTGCCCTGAAGCAGGCTGTGACCGGTACGCCCACCGCCGGGCCGAATACCGGCAACGGAACTCCGCAGGTAATGTGTCTCACCTGCCACCGCGCCCATGCGTCGGGGTGGGGTGGCGCGACCAGGTGGAACACCAGGAGCAGCTACATCGTGTACGACGGTAAGTATTCACAGGCGGGGGAGCCGTTCCAGCCATACGGGCAGGGGAGAACGGAACTTGAAGCTGCCGCCGCAAATTACAATACACCCGTTACCAGATTCTCCCCCATGCAGCCCGGGCTGTGTGAGAAATGCCATTCGACGGTGCCGCAATGA
- the ylqF gene encoding ribosome biogenesis GTPase YlqF yields the protein MTIEWYPGHMGKAKQQISELIRDVNVVIEVLDARLPSSSSNRLLQELRRSKPCIKVLNKSDLADPSVTKAWVRTLEKQSGVRALPLSAKHYRETSQITKLCKLLAPNRGKPGNSLRIMVVGIPNVGKSTLINTLAGKSMAKVGDRPAITTCPQRIDLGNNIILSDTPGLLWPDMKDQTAAYRLASSGAIGEGAFDYTDVGLFAALFMMQRYRELLMTRYRFTEVPDNPTGLLEHIGRRLGCLVSGGQVDLNRAAEAFLRELRAGKIGRISFEEPTEFPDAADTIASPSSALTSTNPQ from the coding sequence ATGACGATAGAATGGTACCCCGGGCACATGGGGAAAGCCAAACAACAGATTTCCGAACTCATCCGGGATGTTAACGTGGTTATCGAAGTACTCGACGCCCGACTCCCCTCCTCCAGCTCAAACAGGCTCCTGCAGGAACTGCGCAGGAGCAAGCCGTGCATCAAGGTTCTGAATAAGAGCGATCTCGCCGACCCCTCCGTGACCAAAGCATGGGTGCGAACCCTGGAGAAGCAAAGCGGCGTCCGCGCACTCCCACTGTCGGCAAAACATTATCGCGAAACGAGCCAGATAACCAAACTCTGCAAGCTCCTCGCTCCCAACCGCGGGAAGCCGGGCAACTCGTTACGTATCATGGTGGTCGGAATTCCCAATGTGGGCAAATCAACGCTCATCAACACTCTTGCAGGAAAATCCATGGCGAAGGTCGGAGACAGGCCTGCCATCACCACCTGTCCGCAGCGGATCGATCTGGGAAACAATATCATCCTTTCAGACACGCCGGGGCTGCTCTGGCCCGACATGAAGGACCAGACTGCCGCATACCGCCTGGCCAGCAGCGGGGCCATCGGAGAAGGTGCCTTCGACTACACCGATGTCGGTCTCTTCGCCGCACTGTTCATGATGCAGCGCTATCGGGAACTCCTTATGACACGGTACCGCTTTACGGAGGTGCCCGACAACCCCACAGGCCTTCTGGAGCACATCGGCCGCCGCCTCGGTTGCCTCGTCTCCGGCGGGCAGGTGGATCTTAACCGTGCAGCCGAAGCTTTTCTCCGCGAACTGCGGGCGGGGAAAATAGGCAGGATCAGCTTTGAAGAACCCACAGAATTTCCCGATGCGGCAGATACCATTGCATCCCCATCCTCTGCGCTCACTTCAACGAACCCACAATGA
- a CDS encoding YceI family protein produces the protein MKTIATAAALLALTIPGLASASLWNIDPDHSNIGFQVKHMMVANVRGTFEKPAGTLELNDKDITKSKVQVTIPTASINTNVAKRDEHLRSADFFDVEKYPTMTFVSTKVAKAGNDKLKVTGLLTLHGITKEVVLLVEGPTKESRDPWGNIRRGATATTKINRKDFGLVWNAALETGGVAVGEEVTITLDISLIRKV, from the coding sequence ATGAAAACGATAGCAACTGCCGCAGCGCTACTTGCCCTCACTATTCCGGGGCTGGCTTCCGCCAGTTTGTGGAACATCGACCCTGACCACTCGAATATAGGCTTCCAGGTCAAGCATATGATGGTGGCGAATGTTCGAGGTACTTTTGAGAAACCGGCAGGGACGCTGGAACTGAACGATAAGGACATTACCAAGTCAAAGGTACAGGTCACCATACCCACCGCCTCGATTAATACCAACGTGGCAAAGCGTGATGAACACCTCCGGAGCGCTGACTTCTTCGACGTGGAGAAGTACCCGACAATGACCTTCGTTTCTACAAAGGTGGCCAAGGCCGGGAATGACAAACTCAAGGTCACCGGCCTTCTGACGTTGCACGGCATCACGAAGGAGGTTGTGCTTCTCGTTGAAGGACCAACGAAAGAGAGCAGGGACCCGTGGGGGAACATCCGCCGTGGAGCAACAGCTACGACCAAGATCAACCGGAAAGATTTCGGGCTGGTATGGAATGCCGCACTTGAGACTGGCGGAGTTGCCGTAGGGGAAGAAGTGACCATCACGCTGGACATCTCACTCATAAGGAAAGTGTAA
- a CDS encoding cold-shock protein → MVNGTVKWFNDAKGFGFLEQENGEDVFCHFSAISGDGFKSLAEGDSVRFEVTKGPKGLQAANVTRI, encoded by the coding sequence ATGGTAAACGGAACAGTGAAGTGGTTTAATGACGCAAAAGGTTTTGGTTTTCTAGAGCAGGAGAATGGTGAAGATGTCTTCTGCCACTTCTCTGCCATCAGCGGCGACGGGTTCAAGTCACTGGCTGAAGGAGACAGCGTCAGATTCGAGGTAACCAAAGGGCCGAAAGGGCTTCAGGCAGCAAACGTAACGAGAATCTAA
- a CDS encoding YncE family protein has product MTKTSAEKRMPGMAGVVRMLAAGIAVIMVAGCAGSTGTIRKPFSDPQSGALYLYMEPLPQDADRITFSLAGISAVKADGVEVPLALRMSELQGGAVRRQRLLAVGELPAGEYSGFIFKIAKAHLHNEDGDAALLLPEKPARKELAFQVEKREATVVSAVLKGRESLKGGIGFDPVFSLSIPENPLPSVTGYVSNEGSDTVTVFDKRAARVARVIGTGRAPAGIAIDQLQRKAYVAVSGDDAVEVIDTNTNEVISRIRLHPGDAPREIALASDGRILITVNSGSNTVSFLDPLSQTEAARVNVGNRPSTLVMDREGRKIYVFNTLSNSISVIDVATRLVSATIPTESGPMRGQFNRKGDRLVVSHSMSPYLLVINPASFSAEKRVYAGMGIAALKINPSTDFIYAGYRIGGKTEIFDSYSYIPVDSIPAEEGISYLTIDGDENNLVGVRLGSATVQLVNLVSKKVVGQIDVGEEPYLAALFGEK; this is encoded by the coding sequence ATGACTAAGACATCAGCTGAAAAACGTATGCCCGGAATGGCGGGAGTGGTCAGGATGCTGGCAGCAGGGATAGCCGTCATCATGGTCGCCGGATGTGCCGGAAGTACCGGGACGATCAGGAAACCATTTTCCGACCCGCAGAGCGGTGCGCTCTACCTGTACATGGAGCCGCTTCCACAGGATGCCGACCGGATAACTTTCTCCCTCGCCGGGATTTCCGCAGTGAAGGCCGACGGGGTGGAGGTGCCGCTAGCCCTGAGGATGTCGGAGCTTCAGGGGGGTGCGGTACGGAGGCAGCGCCTGCTTGCAGTGGGTGAACTCCCGGCGGGGGAATATTCCGGCTTTATTTTCAAGATCGCCAAGGCACATCTGCACAACGAGGATGGGGACGCGGCACTTCTTCTCCCCGAAAAACCGGCAAGGAAGGAGCTTGCCTTTCAGGTCGAAAAGCGGGAAGCGACGGTCGTATCCGCAGTCTTGAAGGGGCGGGAATCGCTGAAAGGGGGGATAGGATTCGATCCGGTTTTCAGTCTCTCCATTCCTGAAAATCCGCTCCCCTCCGTTACAGGCTACGTGTCCAACGAAGGGTCCGACACCGTCACGGTGTTCGACAAACGTGCTGCCAGGGTCGCCCGTGTTATCGGGACGGGGAGGGCTCCCGCTGGAATCGCCATAGACCAGCTTCAGCGAAAGGCATATGTGGCCGTTTCCGGTGACGATGCCGTAGAGGTTATCGATACTAACACAAACGAGGTCATTTCCAGGATCCGCCTGCACCCCGGTGACGCTCCCCGCGAAATCGCCCTGGCCTCCGACGGCCGTATTCTGATTACTGTCAATTCAGGTTCCAATACCGTCAGCTTTCTCGATCCCCTCTCTCAAACCGAAGCTGCCAGGGTCAATGTCGGAAACCGTCCCTCTACGCTCGTGATGGACAGAGAAGGGCGCAAGATCTACGTCTTCAACACTCTCTCCAACAGCATTTCCGTGATCGACGTGGCGACCAGGTTGGTTTCCGCGACCATCCCCACCGAGTCGGGACCGATGCGGGGACAGTTCAACCGGAAAGGGGACAGGCTGGTGGTCAGCCACAGCATGTCTCCCTACCTCCTTGTGATCAACCCGGCCTCCTTTTCCGCAGAGAAAAGGGTTTATGCAGGGATGGGTATTGCCGCACTGAAGATCAATCCTTCCACCGATTTTATCTACGCTGGTTACCGGATCGGCGGGAAGACGGAGATCTTCGATTCCTATTCCTACATACCTGTGGATTCAATTCCGGCCGAGGAGGGTATTTCATATCTCACCATCGATGGTGACGAAAACAACCTGGTCGGGGTGCGCCTTGGCTCGGCGACGGTGCAGTTGGTGAACCTGGTGAGCAAGAAAGTGGTAGGGCAGATAGACGTGGGAGAGGAGCCGTATTTGGCGGCTCTCTTCGGAGAGAAGTAG
- a CDS encoding MarR family winged helix-turn-helix transcriptional regulator, with amino-acid sequence MKPKTNEKTARALSTYTKLMRAAESVTAGVTRNLAASGLTISQFGVLEALLHKGPLFQRDLAKKILKSTGNITMVIDNLEKNGLVRRERSEEDRRYFAIHLTDQGRELVSQVFPDVARSIVEDMSFLLDSEQEELGRLCRILGLKERRPKA; translated from the coding sequence ATGAAACCTAAAACCAACGAAAAAACAGCCAGGGCTTTAAGCACCTATACGAAGCTCATGCGCGCTGCTGAAAGCGTAACGGCCGGGGTTACCCGCAATCTTGCAGCCAGTGGACTGACCATAAGCCAGTTTGGGGTGCTTGAGGCCCTCCTCCACAAGGGGCCACTGTTTCAACGAGACCTTGCGAAAAAGATACTCAAAAGTACAGGCAACATCACCATGGTCATAGACAACCTTGAGAAGAATGGGCTGGTTCGGCGGGAACGTTCGGAAGAAGACCGGAGGTACTTTGCCATACACCTGACGGACCAGGGAAGGGAATTGGTGTCACAGGTTTTTCCGGATGTAGCACGATCAATCGTGGAAGACATGTCCTTCCTCCTCGATTCTGAGCAGGAAGAACTTGGTCGTCTGTGCCGGATACTTGGCCTGAAAGAAAGGAGACCGAAAGCTTAG
- a CDS encoding GNA1162 family protein, producing MFEAGRRFARSAGAALRRGGLILVLAVTAGCAASPDTYRDPNMDFGSVQTVAVMPFVNLSKDQLANERVRDVFTTLLLGTGALYVVPQGEVARGITASSIAYAATPTPEEVVKFAKMTKVDAVITGVIREYGEVRSGTASSDVISVSMQMIEAQTGRVVWTASCTKGGIGFSDRLLGGGGRPLNDLTEKCLNEIITKLFE from the coding sequence ATGTTCGAAGCAGGAAGACGATTCGCACGATCAGCGGGTGCGGCACTGAGGAGGGGAGGACTAATCCTCGTTCTGGCCGTCACGGCGGGATGTGCCGCATCGCCCGATACGTACCGTGACCCCAACATGGATTTCGGTTCGGTGCAGACCGTTGCGGTGATGCCTTTTGTGAACCTTTCCAAGGACCAGCTTGCCAACGAGAGAGTTCGTGATGTTTTCACCACGCTTCTTCTCGGAACGGGTGCGCTCTATGTCGTGCCGCAAGGCGAAGTGGCGCGGGGCATCACAGCCTCCAGCATTGCCTACGCGGCCACGCCCACGCCGGAAGAAGTCGTCAAGTTTGCGAAGATGACCAAGGTCGATGCGGTGATAACGGGGGTAATACGCGAATATGGCGAGGTGCGGTCGGGGACCGCATCGTCCGACGTGATTTCGGTCAGCATGCAGATGATCGAAGCACAGACAGGGAGGGTAGTCTGGACGGCATCGTGCACCAAGGGAGGAATAGGTTTCAGCGACCGCCTTCTGGGCGGGGGGGGGCGGCCACTGAACGACCTGACCGAGAAGTGTCTCAATGAGATTATCACTAAACTTTTCGAATAG
- a CDS encoding helix-turn-helix transcriptional regulator, with protein sequence MDIETANEWAKAMKALAHQTRLQIVGELLKETKCVTDIQDIFPASQANISQHLTVLRKANLVDFVQEGSQRCYYLCRPRLVKEIIALLGENEAVARKSKKDIDREKQSTVVSCCVGK encoded by the coding sequence ATGGATATCGAAACAGCGAATGAGTGGGCAAAGGCAATGAAGGCCCTTGCGCATCAGACCCGTCTCCAGATCGTGGGCGAGCTGCTGAAGGAGACTAAATGTGTGACCGATATCCAAGATATTTTCCCGGCATCTCAGGCGAACATCTCCCAGCACTTGACTGTCCTTCGTAAAGCAAACCTGGTGGATTTTGTACAGGAAGGTTCACAGCGTTGCTACTACCTGTGCCGCCCGAGACTGGTGAAAGAAATCATTGCCCTGCTGGGCGAGAATGAGGCCGTGGCCAGGAAGAGTAAGAAGGATATTGATCGGGAGAAGCAGTCGACCGTGGTGTCCTGCTGCGTCGGAAAGTGA
- a CDS encoding CoA pyrophosphatase has product MMCKIDQLEAALTQREVRIAAPMGRAHAAVALMVTEGADGDLNVLLIERATNEDDFWSGQIGLPGGRMETSDNNSKHTAEREVREELGVDLSCARHLGRLSDLVPDGLNIIISPFVYAVPEDMNMAPDREEVADILWFPLEELKNPRRCSNVMFHSHGRVKKFPSLLIKDEKERHLWGITYRLLRNLNKIIPKVLM; this is encoded by the coding sequence ATGATGTGCAAAATAGATCAACTAGAGGCAGCTCTGACGCAACGAGAAGTACGGATTGCAGCACCGATGGGCCGCGCACATGCAGCGGTTGCCCTGATGGTGACCGAAGGCGCCGACGGCGACTTGAACGTTCTGCTTATAGAGCGCGCCACTAACGAGGATGATTTCTGGTCCGGTCAAATTGGATTGCCGGGAGGGAGAATGGAAACAAGCGACAATAATTCCAAGCATACCGCTGAGCGGGAAGTCAGAGAGGAACTGGGGGTAGATCTTTCCTGCGCACGTCATCTTGGGCGTCTCAGCGACCTTGTTCCGGACGGCCTGAACATAATCATTTCCCCTTTCGTTTATGCAGTACCGGAGGATATGAACATGGCGCCGGACAGGGAAGAAGTGGCAGATATCTTATGGTTTCCGCTGGAGGAGCTAAAAAACCCGAGGCGCTGTTCAAACGTAATGTTCCATTCACACGGGAGGGTGAAAAAGTTCCCCTCCTTACTGATAAAGGATGAGAAAGAGCGTCACTTGTGGGGGATCACCTACCGGCTGCTGCGCAATCTGAACAAGATCATTCCAAAAGTCCTAATGTAA
- a CDS encoding helix-turn-helix transcriptional regulator, whose translation MKNSAELFKLLAVDKRIEIIELLKKEAMSVNAIAEKLGITQSAVSQHLRVLKSADLVRDERQGYWIYYSLNKEALEECRKRLNRICTCGCSGGQTAVKSHGDCSTKG comes from the coding sequence TTGAAGAACTCAGCAGAACTTTTCAAACTACTCGCTGTTGACAAACGTATCGAAATAATTGAACTTTTGAAAAAAGAAGCGATGAGTGTCAATGCAATTGCAGAGAAGCTGGGGATAACCCAGTCAGCGGTATCGCAGCATCTTCGGGTACTAAAGTCCGCGGATCTTGTAAGGGACGAGAGACAAGGGTACTGGATATATTACTCCTTGAACAAGGAGGCTTTGGAAGAGTGCCGAAAGCGGCTGAATCGCATATGCACCTGTGGATGTTCAGGCGGGCAGACTGCCGTGAAAAGCCACGGAGACTGCTCGACGAAAGGGTAA
- a CDS encoding OmpH family outer membrane protein: MQISTKYIAGVLAAILTLPTSVAATEPAIETPSAASSPVPAESVSPGGRIGYVDISRVSRESKQGKAAQTRVKGKADKLKSQLESKQKQLEKQQAALQAKLSTMSQQERVAKAKEFEKKVEEYRKLLQKADNEMKPLQEEAVRSFLKDIKAAAAAYGEAHDYAAIITEKDILYTGAGVVSEDVTDGVIKEMDSSTSRP, from the coding sequence ATGCAGATTTCCACCAAATATATTGCGGGTGTTCTCGCAGCGATCCTTACACTTCCAACATCAGTTGCTGCCACCGAACCCGCTATTGAAACGCCGTCGGCTGCTTCCAGCCCCGTCCCTGCTGAATCTGTCTCTCCTGGGGGAAGAATCGGATACGTGGATATTTCACGGGTCAGCCGTGAGTCAAAGCAGGGGAAGGCTGCCCAGACACGAGTGAAAGGGAAGGCGGACAAACTCAAGTCACAGCTCGAATCCAAACAGAAGCAGCTTGAGAAGCAACAGGCGGCTTTACAGGCGAAGCTGTCGACAATGTCCCAGCAAGAACGGGTAGCGAAGGCAAAGGAGTTCGAGAAAAAGGTAGAGGAATACCGCAAGCTGTTGCAGAAGGCTGACAACGAGATGAAGCCTCTCCAGGAAGAAGCCGTCCGCTCATTCCTGAAGGACATAAAAGCTGCCGCTGCCGCATACGGCGAGGCTCACGACTATGCCGCCATCATAACGGAAAAGGATATCCTTTATACGGGGGCGGGGGTTGTTTCCGAGGATGTTACCGATGGCGTGATAAAAGAGATGGACTCCAGTACCTCACGGCCATAG
- a CDS encoding cold-shock protein → MITGTVKWFNDTKGFGFLEQESGEDVFVHFSAINGQGFKTLAEGERVSFEITRGPKGLQATSVSKL, encoded by the coding sequence ATGATTACTGGTACGGTAAAATGGTTCAACGACACCAAGGGGTTCGGATTTCTGGAGCAGGAATCGGGAGAAGACGTCTTCGTGCACTTCTCAGCGATAAACGGTCAGGGATTCAAGACCCTTGCGGAAGGCGAGCGGGTCAGCTTCGAGATAACCCGGGGGCCTAAAGGGTTGCAGGCAACGAGCGTCTCCAAGCTTTAA
- a CDS encoding tetratricopeptide repeat protein — MINGTKLAALLLTATLASPAWGDFDAGLKAYKAGNYKKALKEFKADGKGAASFNVGIMYLKGQGVSRDGNEAAKWMKKGAEQGDMNAQFSLGAMYDKGEFLPKDLSEAAKWYRKAAEQGHVQAQYNLGLMYTNGEGVEKSQDEAVNWLRKAAGKGHPNAKKLLKVMGRE; from the coding sequence ATGATCAATGGCACAAAACTGGCGGCTCTCCTGCTAACAGCGACACTCGCCTCACCGGCCTGGGGTGATTTCGATGCTGGCCTGAAAGCGTACAAGGCGGGGAATTACAAAAAGGCGCTAAAGGAGTTCAAGGCGGATGGAAAAGGGGCTGCATCTTTCAATGTGGGGATAATGTACCTGAAGGGACAGGGGGTAAGCCGGGACGGCAACGAGGCTGCGAAATGGATGAAGAAAGGAGCTGAGCAGGGGGATATGAATGCCCAGTTTTCGCTGGGAGCCATGTACGACAAAGGGGAATTCCTGCCCAAGGATCTATCGGAGGCCGCTAAATGGTACCGGAAAGCGGCAGAACAGGGCCACGTTCAGGCTCAGTACAACCTCGGACTCATGTATACGAATGGCGAGGGGGTGGAGAAGAGCCAGGACGAAGCGGTGAACTGGCTGCGTAAGGCCGCCGGGAAAGGACACCCAAATGCGAAAAAGCTCCTGAAGGTGATGGGGCGGGAATAA